The Vibrio echinoideorum genome includes a region encoding these proteins:
- a CDS encoding retron St85 family RNA-directed DNA polymerase, translating into MNLSELLESFLFMEEEEIVSFAASSPYRYKVYSIAKRNSEERRIIAHPSKELKFIQRIIVDQLAGQLPIHNTAKAYMKGLSIKDNARPHAKYKYLLKMDLKNFFPSIKPSLFFKECRLHGVELSELDIDLLEGFLFWKRKRATHLVLSIGAPSSPLVSNFILYRFDEAISRYCKSLGINYTRYADDLTFSTNEKDVLLKFPAKVRKTLNYLYDGQIKINLRKTVLSSKAHNRHVTGITLSNEGKLSVGRETKRTLSASIHRFTQQKLSDDDILKLKGNLAHTVFIEPDFLDRMIKKYGRNAIYELKHYTPSSN; encoded by the coding sequence GTGAATTTATCAGAATTACTGGAAAGTTTCCTTTTCATGGAAGAAGAAGAAATTGTTTCTTTTGCAGCTAGCTCCCCTTATCGTTACAAAGTCTATTCAATCGCTAAGCGGAACTCCGAAGAGCGTAGAATAATTGCTCATCCCTCAAAAGAACTAAAATTCATTCAGAGAATTATTGTTGACCAACTAGCCGGACAACTGCCAATTCACAATACGGCTAAAGCATATATGAAAGGGTTAAGCATAAAAGACAATGCTCGCCCACATGCTAAGTATAAATACTTACTCAAGATGGACTTGAAGAATTTTTTTCCTAGCATAAAGCCTTCATTATTTTTTAAAGAATGCCGCCTGCATGGTGTTGAATTGTCAGAACTAGATATAGATTTGCTTGAAGGGTTTCTCTTCTGGAAGCGAAAAAGAGCAACACATTTAGTTCTAAGCATAGGGGCTCCGAGTTCGCCATTGGTATCAAACTTTATTCTCTATAGATTTGATGAAGCCATTAGCCGTTATTGTAAGTCGTTGGGAATCAATTACACCAGATATGCAGATGACCTTACCTTTTCGACTAATGAGAAAGATGTACTTTTGAAGTTTCCTGCAAAAGTTAGGAAAACACTAAATTATCTCTATGACGGTCAAATCAAGATTAACCTTAGAAAAACGGTACTATCTTCTAAGGCACATAATAGACATGTAACAGGAATAACATTATCAAATGAAGGAAAATTAAGTGTAGGGAGAGAGACAAAGCGTACGCTGTCGGCCTCTATACATCGCTTTACACAGCAAAAACTGTCTGATGACGACATATTAAAACTTAAGGGAAACTTAGCCCATACAGTGTTCATAGAGCCAGACTTTTTAGATAGAATGATAAAAAAATACGGACGTAATGCTATCTATGAGCTTAAGCACTATACACCCTCAAGTAATTGA
- the mutY gene encoding A/G-specific adenine glycosylase, translating to MTQFPLTPEKFQDQLITWQQTHGRHDLPWQENPTPYRVLVSEVMLQQTQVTTVIPYFERWMVSFPTIEVLAAATEDEVMSHWQGLGYYSRARNLRKAAQYIVDECNGLFPDHVETLLKIPGVGRYTAGAIASFAYNTYGPIVDGNVKRLFCRFFGVDGVPGTSKVDKQLWGLAETFTPTRNNRSFAQGLLDMGATVCKPRSPNCLECDFQEYCLAFKSDRVDELPTPKPKKNVPTRSGQFLWIESKGKILLEKRAKDGIWGALWCLPQIHIEPEHLGEHVHLKGSFKHTFTHYKLEAKVWSIERMSGLNQEQAWVLPTELQDLGLPTPIKKFILKNINLT from the coding sequence ATGACGCAATTTCCTTTGACGCCCGAAAAATTCCAAGATCAGCTCATCACATGGCAACAGACACACGGTCGCCATGATTTACCTTGGCAAGAAAACCCAACGCCTTATCGCGTACTTGTCTCTGAAGTAATGCTTCAACAAACACAAGTCACCACTGTCATTCCGTATTTTGAGCGTTGGATGGTTAGCTTTCCAACAATCGAAGTTTTAGCTGCAGCCACGGAAGATGAAGTCATGAGCCATTGGCAAGGATTAGGCTACTACTCTCGAGCTCGGAATTTGAGAAAAGCCGCGCAATACATCGTGGATGAGTGTAATGGTCTATTCCCAGACCATGTTGAGACACTACTCAAAATTCCTGGCGTTGGCCGCTATACCGCGGGAGCCATCGCTTCATTCGCTTACAATACCTATGGTCCCATCGTCGATGGCAACGTCAAACGCTTGTTTTGCCGTTTTTTTGGGGTAGATGGGGTGCCAGGCACATCAAAAGTCGATAAGCAATTGTGGGGGCTTGCAGAGACGTTTACGCCCACACGAAACAATAGATCTTTTGCACAAGGACTACTGGATATGGGGGCAACTGTTTGTAAGCCGAGAAGCCCCAACTGCTTAGAATGTGATTTTCAGGAGTATTGCCTCGCATTCAAAAGTGATCGAGTGGACGAGTTACCAACTCCCAAACCCAAAAAAAACGTACCGACTCGCTCTGGGCAGTTTCTCTGGATCGAATCAAAGGGGAAAATATTATTAGAAAAACGAGCAAAAGACGGTATTTGGGGCGCATTGTGGTGTCTACCTCAAATTCATATCGAACCAGAACATCTTGGTGAACATGTTCATTTAAAAGGTAGCTTTAAACATACATTTACACACTACAAGCTTGAAGCAAAAGTTTGGTCCATTGAGCGTATGAGCGGCTTAAATCAAGAACAAGCTTGGGTATTACCAACTGAGTTGCAAGATCTAGGGCTACCGACCCCAATAAAAAAATTCATCTTAAAGAACATTAACTTAACCTAA
- the trmB gene encoding tRNA (guanosine(46)-N7)-methyltransferase TrmB, translating into MSEVTTNEYTEDGKLVRKIRSFVRREGRLTKGQENAMNECWPTMGIDYNPELLNWKEVFGNDNPVVLEIGFGMGASLVEMAKNAPEKNFLGIEVHSPGVGACLGTARDAGVTNLRVMCHDAVEVFEHMIPDSSLHTLQLFFPDPWHKARHHKRRIVKAEFAEMVRGKLQLDTGIFHMATDWENYAEHMIEVMKVAPGFENIAEDGDYIPRPDERPLTKFEARGHRLGHGVWDIKFKRTK; encoded by the coding sequence ATGAGTGAAGTGACCACTAACGAATATACTGAAGACGGCAAACTGGTTCGTAAGATCCGTAGTTTTGTTCGCCGCGAAGGCCGCTTAACAAAAGGCCAAGAAAACGCGATGAACGAATGTTGGCCAACAATGGGTATCGACTACAACCCAGAACTTCTTAATTGGAAAGAAGTATTTGGCAACGATAACCCAGTTGTACTAGAGATTGGCTTCGGTATGGGTGCATCACTGGTTGAAATGGCAAAGAATGCACCTGAGAAAAATTTCTTAGGTATTGAAGTTCATAGCCCAGGTGTTGGTGCGTGTTTAGGGACCGCTCGTGATGCGGGTGTAACTAACTTACGCGTAATGTGTCACGATGCAGTAGAAGTATTTGAACACATGATTCCAGACAGCAGCCTGCATACGCTGCAACTGTTCTTCCCTGACCCATGGCACAAAGCTCGTCACCATAAGCGTCGTATCGTTAAGGCTGAATTCGCCGAGATGGTTCGCGGCAAGCTTCAACTTGATACTGGTATTTTCCACATGGCTACTGACTGGGAAAATTACGCAGAACACATGATTGAAGTGATGAAGGTTGCTCCTGGCTTCGAGAATATCGCTGAAGATGGTGATTACATTCCTCGTCCGGATGAGCGTCCGCTAACTAAGTTTGAAGCGCGTGGCCACCGTTTAGGTCATGGTGTTTGGGACATTAAGTTCAAGCGTACTAAGTAA
- the glsB gene encoding glutaminase B has translation MKPTQAILADILDEVRPLIGQGKVADYIPALARVSNQKLAIAVYTNEGEVIQAGDADEAFSVQSISKALSLTLAMVLYKPEEIWQRVGKEPSGQAFNSMIQLEMEHGIPRNPFINAGAIVVADLLQSRLSAPRHRLLEFVRQLSGDTHIVYDKVVAASEMMHSDRNAAIAYLMRSFGNFENDVIPVLNNYFHACALKMTCIDLAKTFSYLANKGVSVQTKKEIITPVQTKQLNALLATCGLYDGAGEFAYRVGMPGKSGVGGGIIAIVPGEMTIAVWSPELDPSGNSLAGTMALELLSERIGRSIF, from the coding sequence ATGAAACCAACTCAAGCTATTTTGGCCGATATTTTAGATGAAGTTCGTCCCTTAATTGGTCAGGGAAAGGTCGCAGATTATATTCCTGCATTGGCTCGTGTATCGAACCAGAAACTGGCGATTGCCGTATACACCAATGAAGGTGAAGTTATTCAAGCTGGCGATGCTGATGAAGCCTTTTCTGTGCAGTCAATTTCTAAAGCCTTAAGTCTGACATTGGCGATGGTGTTGTATAAGCCTGAAGAGATTTGGCAGCGCGTAGGGAAGGAGCCTTCTGGCCAAGCCTTTAATTCGATGATTCAGCTTGAGATGGAGCACGGCATTCCTCGTAACCCTTTTATCAATGCCGGAGCTATTGTGGTTGCAGACTTACTGCAAAGCCGCCTGTCAGCACCTAGACACCGTTTATTAGAATTTGTGCGCCAGTTGTCGGGTGACACTCATATTGTGTATGACAAGGTTGTGGCGGCTTCTGAAATGATGCACAGCGATCGTAATGCTGCCATCGCGTATTTGATGCGTTCATTTGGTAATTTTGAGAACGATGTGATCCCAGTGCTCAACAATTACTTTCACGCTTGTGCGCTTAAAATGACATGTATCGACTTGGCGAAAACCTTTAGCTATTTGGCAAACAAAGGTGTGTCGGTTCAGACCAAGAAAGAGATTATCACGCCAGTTCAAACCAAGCAGTTGAATGCTTTGCTTGCGACATGTGGTTTGTACGATGGGGCAGGTGAGTTTGCTTACCGTGTTGGCATGCCCGGAAAGTCTGGTGTCGGTGGCGGGATTATTGCGATTGTTCCTGGTGAAATGACGATTGCAGTTTGGTCTCCAGAATTAGACCCTTCTGGTAACTCTCTTGCGGGTACTATGGCATTAGAGCTGCTTTCAGAGCGTATTGGTCGTTCTATTTTCTAA
- the hemW gene encoding radical SAM family heme chaperone HemW: MHNAALIPPALSLYVHIPWCVQKCPYCDFNSHALKTDIPEKEYIDALLEDLDTDIEKYQLNGTPRPLHSIFIGGGTPSLFSPEGIGQLLQGIEQRTPFKPEIEITMEANPGTIEAERFAGYQKAGITRISVGVQSFEQEKLERLGRIHGQDEAVNAAYLAHKIGLNSFNLDLMHGLPDQSIDQALVDLDKAIELNPPHLSWYQLTIEPNTMFYYKTPKLPDDDDLWDIFDLGHKKLSDAGYVQYEISGYSKPGYQCQHNLNYWRFGDYLGIGCGSHGKLSFSDGRIVRTTKVKHPRGYLAAYQNLVKPYLSDELEVPNEDRPFEFFMNRFRLMEACPKQDFIDTTGLEFDSIKPTIEWAKELNYLNETDSHWQITEKGKLFLNDLLEAFMAEEDE; encoded by the coding sequence ATGCACAATGCAGCGCTTATACCACCCGCACTTAGCCTTTATGTCCACATCCCATGGTGTGTACAAAAATGCCCGTATTGTGATTTCAACTCTCACGCTCTGAAAACCGATATACCTGAAAAAGAGTACATCGATGCGCTGCTTGAAGACCTCGATACAGATATCGAAAAGTACCAACTCAATGGCACGCCTCGCCCATTGCATTCGATCTTTATTGGTGGCGGTACACCGAGTTTGTTCTCACCCGAAGGGATTGGTCAATTACTGCAAGGTATTGAACAACGCACCCCGTTCAAACCTGAAATAGAAATCACCATGGAAGCCAATCCGGGCACCATCGAGGCAGAACGTTTCGCAGGTTACCAAAAGGCAGGCATTACTCGAATTTCGGTAGGCGTACAAAGTTTTGAGCAAGAAAAGCTGGAAAGGCTTGGACGTATTCATGGTCAAGATGAAGCAGTGAATGCGGCTTATTTGGCGCATAAGATTGGATTGAACAGCTTCAACCTAGATTTAATGCACGGCTTGCCCGATCAAAGCATTGATCAGGCCTTGGTTGATTTGGACAAAGCGATCGAACTTAATCCTCCACATTTGTCTTGGTATCAACTGACAATAGAACCTAACACCATGTTCTATTACAAAACGCCAAAGCTACCTGACGATGATGACCTTTGGGATATCTTCGACTTAGGCCATAAGAAGCTCTCAGACGCAGGTTATGTGCAATACGAAATTTCAGGCTACAGCAAGCCGGGATATCAGTGTCAACATAACCTCAACTACTGGCGCTTTGGTGACTACCTAGGTATTGGCTGTGGCTCTCATGGCAAGCTGAGCTTTTCAGATGGACGTATTGTTCGCACTACCAAGGTTAAACACCCTAGAGGCTACCTAGCAGCGTATCAGAATCTGGTGAAGCCCTATCTGTCGGATGAACTTGAAGTACCCAATGAGGACCGCCCTTTCGAGTTCTTCATGAACCGCTTCAGGTTAATGGAAGCGTGTCCAAAACAAGACTTCATTGATACGACGGGGTTAGAGTTTGATTCGATCAAACCAACGATAGAGTGGGCCAAAGAGCTCAATTATCTCAATGAAACCGACAGCCACTGGCAGATAACTGAAAAAGGAAAACTATTCCTAAACGATCTGCTTGAAGCCTTTATGGCCGAAGAAGACGAATAG
- a CDS encoding XTP/dITP diphosphatase, with protein sequence MSKIVLATGNQGKVHEMADILSEFGFDVVAQSEFNVSEVAETGTTFIENAIIKARHAAKETGLPAIADDSGLEVDYLNGAPGIYSARYSGEGATDKQNIEKLLDAMQGVETEKRTARFHCVLVLIRHENDPTPLVCHGKWEGRILTEEHGENGFGYDPVFFVPEDNCASAELESSRKKQLSHRGKALASLFKTLKEQAL encoded by the coding sequence ATGAGTAAGATTGTTTTAGCAACAGGCAACCAAGGCAAAGTTCACGAGATGGCAGACATTCTGTCTGAGTTTGGTTTCGACGTTGTCGCGCAAAGTGAATTCAACGTTTCAGAAGTCGCAGAAACGGGAACAACTTTCATTGAAAATGCCATCATCAAAGCTCGCCACGCTGCGAAAGAAACGGGGCTACCAGCGATTGCGGACGATTCTGGCTTAGAAGTTGATTACCTTAATGGTGCACCGGGCATCTACTCAGCGCGTTACTCTGGCGAAGGTGCGACCGATAAGCAGAATATCGAAAAACTACTCGATGCAATGCAAGGTGTCGAAACAGAAAAACGCACTGCTCGTTTTCATTGTGTATTGGTGCTAATACGTCACGAAAATGACCCGACACCATTGGTGTGTCACGGTAAATGGGAAGGTCGCATTCTTACTGAAGAACACGGTGAAAATGGCTTTGGCTACGATCCGGTATTCTTTGTTCCTGAAGATAATTGTGCATCTGCAGAGCTTGAATCGTCACGTAAGAAGCAACTGTCACACCGTGGTAAAGCTCTTGCGTCATTATTCAAGACTCTCAAGGAGCAAGCTCTGTAA
- a CDS encoding DUF4426 domain-containing protein, with translation MRLWITALLTALVALPSWAGQFKNIKDVEVHYSAFNSTFLTAQVAKQYQLKRNGYSAILNISVLDNSSLGKPATAAKISGTAKNLVGNTRTLKFREIKEGDAIYYLAEFPVTHEENITFTIDINAGLKGAGPLRFTQKFYIEE, from the coding sequence ATGCGTTTATGGATAACAGCACTACTTACTGCCCTTGTCGCTTTACCAAGCTGGGCTGGACAGTTTAAAAATATCAAGGATGTAGAGGTTCACTACTCAGCCTTCAACTCCACTTTCTTAACCGCACAAGTCGCTAAGCAATATCAACTAAAGCGCAACGGTTACTCAGCTATTCTCAATATCAGTGTGTTGGATAACTCTTCTTTGGGCAAACCAGCGACAGCGGCTAAGATTTCAGGAACAGCGAAAAATCTAGTCGGCAATACTCGCACGCTTAAGTTCCGTGAAATAAAAGAAGGCGACGCGATTTATTACCTTGCAGAATTTCCGGTGACCCATGAAGAGAATATCACTTTCACCATCGATATTAATGCTGGTTTGAAAGGGGCTGGACCACTGCGTTTCACACAAAAATTCTATATAGAAGAGTAG
- the yggU gene encoding DUF167 family protein YggU has protein sequence MPQAVWAEEDDILLRLYIQPKASRDKIVGLHGEELKIAITAPPVDGKANAHLAKYLAKQFKVAKGQIKIEKGELGRHKQVRICSPNQVPTEIKAIL, from the coding sequence ATGCCACAAGCAGTTTGGGCCGAAGAAGACGATATTCTTCTTAGGCTCTATATCCAACCCAAAGCAAGCCGAGACAAGATTGTCGGCTTGCACGGAGAGGAACTGAAAATTGCCATTACTGCACCACCGGTTGATGGCAAAGCTAACGCCCACTTAGCAAAATACCTTGCGAAGCAATTTAAGGTCGCCAAGGGGCAAATCAAGATAGAGAAGGGAGAGCTCGGTAGGCACAAGCAAGTTCGAATATGCTCGCCAAACCAAGTCCCTACTGAAATCAAAGCCATCCTATGA
- a CDS encoding YggT family protein produces the protein MNSMSFLISTVFDLYIMVVILRIWLQASRADFYNPFSQFIVKATQPVVAPLRRVIPSIGSLDLATVVFAYVLCVLKFVALNLIISGGAAVFDISFLIFGALSLLKAAGGLVFWVLLIRAILSWVSQGRSPIEYVFHQLTEPMLAPIRRILPAMGGFDLSVLVLFIVLQFANFLMGDLIGPIWYQL, from the coding sequence ATGAATTCGATGAGCTTTCTGATCTCGACCGTTTTTGATCTTTACATCATGGTTGTGATCTTGCGTATCTGGCTACAAGCATCACGTGCAGATTTCTACAACCCATTCTCACAATTTATCGTAAAAGCGACACAACCCGTTGTTGCCCCATTACGCCGAGTTATCCCATCAATAGGTAGTCTAGATCTTGCGACTGTTGTTTTCGCTTATGTACTGTGTGTACTAAAGTTCGTCGCTCTAAACTTGATTATCTCTGGCGGTGCGGCTGTATTTGATATTAGCTTCCTGATCTTTGGCGCACTATCTCTGCTTAAAGCGGCTGGCGGCTTAGTTTTCTGGGTTCTGCTAATCCGTGCAATCCTGAGTTGGGTTAGCCAAGGCCGTAGTCCAATTGAATACGTGTTCCATCAACTGACTGAACCAATGCTTGCTCCAATTCGTCGTATTCTTCCAGCAATGGGCGGTTTTGATTTAAGCGTACTGGTACTGTTTATTGTTCTGCAATTCGCGAACTTCTTAATGGGTGACCTAATTGGTCCTATTTGGTATCAGCTATAA
- the proC gene encoding pyrroline-5-carboxylate reductase: MEHKNIAFIGAGNMVRSIVAGLVASGYPAQKITATAPSDTRRLPLEQEYGINTTSDNLAAAEQADVVVLSVKPQMMADVCKPLQDIDFSNKLVISIAAGINANRLNEMLDCQLNLVRVMPNTPSLLGKGMSGLYADSTVSQGDKEFASQLMQAVGEVSWVEQESGINNIIAAAGSAPAYFFLFMEAMQAEAINQGFDQETARKLVQQSALGAAEMVVASPDTELSTLREQVTSKGGTTAEALRTFNEHQLSDIVAKAMQAAVARAEEMEKQF; this comes from the coding sequence ATGGAACATAAGAACATCGCCTTTATTGGGGCGGGAAATATGGTTCGCTCAATTGTAGCGGGCTTAGTGGCGAGTGGTTACCCAGCGCAAAAGATTACTGCAACAGCGCCTTCAGACACCAGAAGGCTGCCGTTAGAGCAAGAATACGGCATCAATACCACCAGCGATAATCTTGCCGCAGCAGAGCAAGCAGACGTTGTAGTACTATCAGTAAAACCACAAATGATGGCTGATGTATGTAAACCTTTACAAGATATCGACTTCAGCAACAAACTGGTTATCTCTATTGCTGCGGGTATTAATGCGAATCGACTCAATGAGATGTTAGACTGCCAGCTAAACCTTGTGCGTGTTATGCCAAACACGCCGTCATTACTGGGTAAAGGGATGAGCGGTCTTTACGCTGACTCAACGGTTAGTCAGGGTGATAAAGAATTCGCTTCTCAGCTAATGCAAGCCGTAGGTGAGGTAAGCTGGGTTGAACAAGAGTCTGGCATTAACAACATCATTGCAGCCGCTGGCAGTGCCCCTGCTTACTTTTTCCTATTTATGGAAGCGATGCAAGCAGAAGCAATTAACCAAGGCTTTGACCAAGAAACCGCTCGTAAGTTAGTGCAGCAGTCTGCATTAGGCGCGGCAGAGATGGTGGTAGCGAGCCCTGACACAGAATTATCGACACTGCGTGAGCAAGTGACTTCAAAAGGCGGCACGACCGCAGAAGCACTGCGCACGTTTAACGAACATCAACTATCAGACATCGTAGCGAAAGCCATGCAAGCGGCGGTCGCTCGAGCTGAAGAGATGGAAAAACAGTTTTAA
- a CDS encoding YggS family pyridoxal phosphate-dependent enzyme: MSSIQQNIEQITSQIRSAEQKCGRAPDSVQLLAVSKTKPIDAILEAALGGQVAFGENYVQEGVDKVKHFSEQHSNLNLEWHFIGPIQSNKTRPIAESFQWVHSVDRDKIAQRLNDQRPSGLSPLQVLIQVNTSGEDSKSGTSEETVFALAELISSLPNLTLRGLMSIPANVSDYQSQLNAFSQLAELQQKLAAKYPNIDTLSMGMSGDMDAAVEAGSTMVRIGTAIFGARDYAK, encoded by the coding sequence ATGAGTAGTATTCAACAAAATATCGAACAAATCACCTCACAGATTCGTAGTGCTGAGCAAAAGTGCGGACGAGCTCCAGACTCCGTGCAACTTTTAGCCGTCAGCAAAACTAAACCTATTGATGCGATTCTAGAAGCCGCACTCGGAGGCCAAGTTGCCTTTGGTGAAAACTATGTTCAAGAAGGTGTAGATAAAGTAAAACACTTTTCAGAACAACATTCTAACCTAAATTTAGAGTGGCATTTTATTGGTCCAATACAGTCCAATAAAACTCGTCCAATCGCAGAAAGCTTCCAATGGGTTCATTCCGTTGATCGCGATAAGATTGCGCAAAGGCTGAATGATCAGCGACCAAGCGGGCTTTCACCTCTACAAGTTCTCATTCAGGTAAATACCAGCGGTGAAGATTCGAAGTCAGGAACGTCAGAAGAGACAGTTTTTGCACTCGCAGAGTTGATTTCGTCGCTCCCTAACCTCACGTTAAGAGGATTGATGTCGATTCCTGCAAACGTATCTGACTATCAATCACAACTTAATGCATTTTCTCAACTGGCAGAGCTTCAACAAAAGCTAGCCGCTAAGTATCCAAACATCGATACCCTTTCGATGGGTATGAGTGGTGATATGGATGCAGCCGTTGAGGCTGGTAGCACAATGGTTCGTATTGGAACGGCTATTTTCGGTGCTCGTGATTACGCGAAATAG
- a CDS encoding type IV pilus twitching motility protein PilT, whose product MDITELLDFSVKHNASDLHLSAGVSPMVRIDGEVRKLGIPALSHADVHRLVFEIMDDSQRGEFEEKLEVDFSFELPNVGRFRVNAFNQARGCAAVFRTIPVEIPTLEQLGAPDIFEKIANYEKGLVLVTGPTGSGKSTTLAAMVDYVNRNHNKHILTIEDPIEFVHTNNKCLVNQREVHRDTHSFKAALRSALREDPDVILVGELRDQETISLALTAAETGHLVFGTLHTSSAAKTIDRIIDVFPGSDKDMVRSMLSESLRSVIAQKLLKRVGGGRVACHEIMMATPAIRNLIREDKVAQMYSIIQTGAAHGMQTMEQNAKQLMAQGLVDSEEVEKKIEIQTSMF is encoded by the coding sequence ATGGATATCACTGAGTTACTAGATTTTAGTGTAAAGCATAACGCGTCAGATCTACATCTTTCTGCGGGTGTATCTCCAATGGTACGTATAGATGGTGAAGTTAGGAAGCTTGGAATACCAGCTTTGAGTCATGCTGATGTGCATCGTTTAGTTTTTGAGATCATGGACGACTCACAGCGCGGTGAGTTTGAGGAAAAATTGGAAGTCGACTTCTCTTTTGAATTACCCAATGTTGGTCGCTTCCGTGTTAATGCTTTTAACCAAGCTCGTGGTTGCGCAGCTGTCTTTCGAACTATCCCTGTAGAAATTCCCACGTTAGAGCAGTTAGGCGCACCTGATATTTTTGAAAAGATTGCCAACTACGAAAAAGGCTTAGTGCTGGTGACTGGCCCTACAGGTTCTGGTAAATCGACAACTTTGGCGGCAATGGTCGATTACGTAAATCGCAACCACAACAAGCATATTCTGACGATTGAAGATCCGATCGAATTTGTGCATACCAATAATAAATGTCTCGTTAATCAGCGTGAAGTTCATCGTGATACTCACAGCTTCAAAGCGGCGCTGCGCAGTGCGTTACGTGAAGACCCGGACGTTATCCTTGTCGGTGAGCTTCGTGACCAAGAAACGATTAGCTTGGCGCTAACAGCAGCAGAAACTGGGCATTTAGTGTTTGGTACTCTACACACCAGTTCTGCGGCTAAAACTATCGATCGTATTATCGATGTATTCCCAGGTAGCGACAAAGACATGGTGCGTTCAATGTTGTCTGAATCGTTACGTTCGGTGATTGCCCAGAAGCTGTTAAAGCGTGTCGGTGGTGGTCGTGTGGCTTGTCATGAAATTATGATGGCGACACCTGCGATCAGAAACTTGATCCGCGAAGACAAAGTCGCGCAGATGTACTCGATCATTCAAACGGGCGCTGCACATGGTATGCAAACCATGGAGCAAAATGCGAAGCAGCTTATGGCTCAAGGTTTGGTTGATTCGGAAGAGGTCGAGAAAAAGATCGAAATTCAAACCTCTATGTTTTAA
- a CDS encoding PilT/PilU family type 4a pilus ATPase — protein MELNQILEGMLSQKASDLYITVDAPVLFRVDGELRPQGEKLNAAQVAQLLDAMMDQDRRDEYKQTREANFAIVRDFGRFRVSAFFQRELPGAVIRRIETNIPTFEQLKLPDVLQDLSIAKRGLVLVVGATGSGKSTSMAAMTGYRNTNRSGHILTVEDPIEFVHEHKKCIVTQREVGLDTESYEVALKNSLRQAPDMILIGEIRSRETMEYAMTFAETGHLCMATLHANNANQALERILHLVPKEQKEQFLFDLSMNLRGVVAQQLIRDKNGSGRHGVFEILLNSPRVSDLIRRGELHELKSTMAKSKEIGMQTFDQALYDLVVAGKICEEDAFHSADSANDLRLMLKTRRGDGDYGTGALAGVKIDMG, from the coding sequence ATGGAATTGAATCAAATCCTTGAAGGTATGCTTTCACAAAAAGCGTCGGATCTTTACATCACGGTAGATGCTCCGGTTCTATTTCGTGTTGATGGTGAATTGCGACCTCAAGGGGAGAAGCTTAATGCGGCTCAGGTTGCTCAGTTACTTGATGCGATGATGGATCAAGATAGGCGTGACGAGTACAAACAAACGCGTGAGGCTAATTTTGCCATTGTGCGCGATTTTGGTCGCTTTCGTGTCAGTGCTTTTTTTCAACGAGAGTTACCTGGAGCGGTCATTCGACGTATCGAAACCAACATCCCAACCTTCGAGCAGTTAAAGCTTCCTGATGTCTTACAAGACCTTTCAATAGCAAAGCGTGGACTTGTGCTGGTGGTTGGGGCGACAGGCTCGGGTAAATCAACCTCAATGGCTGCGATGACGGGTTATCGCAATACTAATCGTTCGGGGCATATCTTGACGGTTGAAGATCCGATTGAGTTCGTGCACGAACATAAAAAGTGTATTGTGACTCAGCGAGAAGTGGGGCTCGACACTGAAAGTTATGAAGTCGCGCTTAAGAACTCATTACGCCAAGCGCCAGATATGATCTTAATTGGTGAAATCCGTAGTCGTGAAACCATGGAATATGCGATGACGTTTGCTGAAACTGGTCATCTTTGTATGGCGACTTTACATGCCAATAATGCCAATCAAGCGTTAGAACGTATTCTTCACCTGGTGCCTAAAGAGCAAAAAGAACAGTTCTTATTTGATCTGTCGATGAACCTACGTGGTGTGGTCGCTCAGCAGCTTATTCGAGATAAGAATGGCAGTGGTCGTCATGGTGTGTTCGAAATCCTACTCAACAGCCCACGAGTATCTGATTTGATTCGTAGAGGTGAGCTACATGAACTCAAGTCGACAATGGCTAAATCAAAAGAGATTGGGATGCAGACCTTTGACCAAGCTTTGTATGACTTAGTCGTAGCAGGCAAGATCTGTGAAGAGGATGCGTTCCACAGTGCTGACTCCGCTAATGACTTACGCTTAATGCTAAAAACCAGACGCGGTGATGGTGACTACGGAACTGGTGCTTTGGCTGGCGTGAAGATTGATATGGGTTAG